A region from the Vicia villosa cultivar HV-30 ecotype Madison, WI linkage group LG3, Vvil1.0, whole genome shotgun sequence genome encodes:
- the LOC131655298 gene encoding putative cyclin-A3-1, with protein METRASKKRTTTNQPPFVLVPKRQRVVLEQFPDLNIPDYQSIQKLQCRKNPNLNKSALTSTISLLPNSNSDKPVCNKSNAKRDIQQIDEPYVSDISDYLRAMEIQEKRRPAVDYMEKVQRCITTNMRGTLVDWLVEVADEYKLLPETLHLAVSYIDRFLSIQSLNRSKLQLLGVSAMLIASKYEEITPPKALDFCQITDNTYELHEVLEMEAHILKSLNFEMGNPNVTTFLKRFGAIASENRKTSNLQFEYLCNYLADLSLLDYECIKFLPSVVAASVIFLAKFIIRPRLHPWTLSLYESLGYESDDLKECVTVLHDLYLSRRAASLKAVRDKYKQKKFKCVANLPSLPELPDCYFEEVHG; from the exons ATGGAGACCCGTGCCTCAAAGAAAAGAACAACCACCAATCAACCACCGTTTGTCCTCGTTCCCAAAAGGCAGAGAGTTGTTTTGGAACAATTTCCAGATCTCAATATTCCTGATTATCAATCAATACAGAAACTCCAGTGTCGAAAAAACCCTAACCTCAACAAATCTGCATTAACATCAACCATTTCCTTACTTCCTAATTCCAATTCCGATAAGCCAGTTTGTAACAAAAGCAATGCCAAACGTGACATTCAACAGATTGATGAGCCTTATGTATCTGATATCTCAGATTATCTTCGCGCAATGGAG ATCCAGGAAAAACGAAGACCAGCGGTTGACTACATGGAAAAAGTTCAGAGATGCATTACTACAAACATGAGAGGGACATTGGTTGATTGGTTAGTTGAGGTTGCAGATGAATACAAACTTCTTCCAGAAACCCTTCATTTAGCTGTTTCCTACATTGACAGATTCCTATCTATTCAATCTCTCAATAGATCCAAGCTTCAGTTGCTTGGTGTTTCCGCCATGCTCATTGCATC GAAGTATGAAGAAATCACTCCACCAAAAGCACTAGATTTCTGCCAAATTACTGATAACACCTATGAACTGCACGAG GTTTTAGAGATGGAAGCTCACATACTCAAATCCCTAAATTTTGAAATGGGAAACCCTAATGTCACCACGTTTTTAAA GAGGTTTGGTGCAATTGCATCTGAGAATCGAAAG ACTTCCAATTTGCAGTTTGAATATTTGTGCAACTATCTTGCTGACTTAAGTTTGCTTGACTATGAGTGTATAAAATTCTTGCCTTCTGTTGTGGCTGCCTCTGTTATATTTCTTGCCAAATTTATTATCCGGCCTAGATTACATCCTTGG ACTTTGTCCCTCTATGAATCATTGGGTTAtgaatctgatgatttgaaagaaTGTGTTACTGTTCTACATGATTTGTATTTGTCAAGAAGGGCAGCATCCTTGAAAGCTGTTCGTGACAAATACAAGCAGAAAAAG TTTAAGTGTGTTGCAAACTTGCCTTCCCTGCCTGAGCTGCCAGACTGTTACTTTGAAGAAGTTCATGGCTGA